The genomic window GTATCACCAACACATTTATTGCTATAGGCACATATAGTACGGTTACAAACACCCTTCAGTGCACACTAACACAAATACAGTGTGGATAGCTACAATGGCAAACTCACAAATAATgtggacagagacacacacacacaggtgcgcATTCACTTGGCACACAAACAGTCTAACCCATAATTTATCCTAATGTCCCcagtccctttctctctatctatctccctcagGCCCAATAACCCAGGTGCAGAAGCCTTTCATTGTGACAAGACAAATAGATCACCTTAAACCAGGCCCCTCcgttctctctccatttctcacacattcaaacacacacacacagttctgttGTGAAGACACAGTTGATGTGGGAGAATAACAGAACTCTACAGAGGGAACTTGCCAGATGTTTCCATACAACCTGCGTTGTGGCAAAATGTGGACATTTTAATTGGTTAGCCTCAGAATACGAATAAAGATTCAAGTACACAAAAAACAGACTAATTTTAACTATcatgcatctgtgtaatgataaGACAACGCAAGGCAAACTGCATTCGACGGCTGAATAAATGTAGACaaggcaaaaaaacaaacaagctCTTCACTATTCTGCCAGAGAGACAGTGATCCAAACGAGAAGGCAAGCCGGAGAAGTGCTTCATCTAACGTGGCCTGAACCTCGGATCTATTTTAACAACTGCAGTCATAAGCAATCCTGGAGATCTATGAAACATATCttttccctcccccctccagcTGCTGAGGCAGCACCTGCATGGATTTAAATGACTCCATTGATATCTACGGAGACGGATTCATTTCTGTCCTCTCTATCACCTTagatggagagaggtaggagaaagTCCCCCAGCATGAAATGATCATTCATTGCGTGTCGCCTTCCAGAATGGCGAACAGTTATATTTTAAGCTGGTCGAATGTTAGCAGCACAATGGGAGAGGATTTGAAGGCTTGAATAGTAGAAGAGTAAATTACATGTTCCATTCTATATTTTCAGATCATTTCCTGGTTCACTCCAAGGTTGAATACACATGCGTTGTTGGACCTAGGTTGACTTCTGATAATGAGGTCATACTGATACCATAGTTGACTTTGAAACCTTGAACATCATTCTAACTTATCTTCTATTAATCTTTTAGGtgtttgggggaaaaaaaatacTGATGCCCTTCCTCATTCCATTTGTCTATATGGAACCTGAACAGGAAAAGCAAAGTCACTTCCTTGTGTGTCCCTATTGTTAATCCTCTTCATGTGTCATGTATCACAACCAATTTCGGCATGGGCCTGAAATGAACTACGGTAGAGACAAACGAAAGTACAAAATGACAGAAAAATAGGCTTAACATTTAAATACAAATGTAAATAGCTTTGAAACCTGACTCGTATTTCTTGGCTTGACAGCTAATGTACTAGTATGAAAGAGCTGAGGGATAGTGCAAACCGTAAAATGATTTTGTGCCGCAATAAAGGCCAGCGGTGTTAGTAGAAGCCTAGTTAATGAGTGTGTGGACATTGATAGGAGGTTCTCACTGCCTCTCCAACTTTCCCCAGCAATTACTGGACCATGAACCTCGTCGAGATTAATTAGCCAGGTTTTAATGTCACGAGGAGAGATCCGCCATTTTGCTTCAGCAGCACCTCAGCTATTCTCATCGCTTCTGTGGAAGTGGAGGATGAGGGTGGTTCTGGATACAATTACACTCATTCTCAGAGGGCAGTTTGGTTTGTTTACTAGAGAAATATATTTTCCCAGCAAAATTTGTATTTCTTATTTATGGatcactctgactgatgtgtaacTGTTGTTCAGTGGATGAAGCTATACTCAAAAATCTTCATAATCAAAAGAGAATAATGACTTTacacaaacaaacatttaatACCAACAGTCAGATGAATATCAACCCGAGTATGTCCTTCGTGTTGCTGAGGATTGTAATATGACAGTTACATAACATAGTATATACAAAAGGGAAATGAACATACatttgtaataaataaataaacaagagcaaatcaaattgtatttgtcgcaTACACAggtttagcagatgctattgcgggtggtagcgaaatgcttgtaaccAACAGCACATCTGGGTTAAACCATACTGCATGACAAACATGAACAAGCATATTTAGTTCTATATATAGTTCTTCCTTTGGCACAAGGTAATGACTCCACAATTTAGTCTCATGTATTGGGCCGTTGGGGCTAGTTAGGAGAGTCTGAACCACGACTACATATTATGAAACCTGAGGGGACCTCTTGGCTGCATAGGAGCCATGTGGTAAATATCACCATCTAGTGGGTACAAAATATTTATGTTATGACATCTCCAGTTGCTGTAGAAACATCACCTAAACCCAAATTCTGTCAAATAAGGAGATATATTGCACAAttcagacaaaaaaaaacaaacacatgaaTTCATATGATTTATAAATTAATGGGCTGACTTTCATTTCAACTGCCCTCCTCAACACActgaatgaaaataaaaatgtaccaCCCTACCCCAGAGTCTTTACCTGTTTGTTTATCTGAAAGAGACCTAAAGAACTTTCAAGAAAGAGTCTTGAATCATGGATTCCACCTCCTCCACTAACACACTGAAATCTGCTTGACACACTGTATGTTCTCCTCTACTGTTTTCCTTCAGGCACTGAAGCATGTTTTGGTGCATCCGAGGTGTGGACGCTACAGAGGCCAGCTCCCTCAGCTGGTCCACAGGATCTGAGGCGTTGTAATGAGTGTTCGGGCACCGCAGCGCTTTGAGGACAGTGGGGGCAAACTTCCCATGGTGCGCCGTGGAACAGATCACCACTGGACACCATGGGTCCTGTAGCCGGTCGGCAACCGCCTTAGCAACGGCGGTGTGTGTGTCCATCGCGTAACCAGTTTTGGTGTGAACATTTAGGATGGCAGCCAGACATTCCTCTTCAGAGCACCAGCCAGCCACCACCTCCTCTTGGATCTTTTGGAGCAATGACTCAGAGACTTTGAAGTACTGGTCTTTCTCTAAGCGCGTGAACAGATCTCTAACAAGACAGCCATCACCACCTGAGGTGTGGTAGAGAAATCTCTCCAGGTTGGAGGATTTGAGGATGTCTATGGCTGGGGAAAGCGAGGCAATGAGGGGCTGGTTTCGGAGATCACACACCCCTGTCGTAATAAAGTCAGAAACGATTCGGTTTTGGTTGGAAGCGCAGATTATTTTTCTTATCGGGATTCCCATTTGCTTAGCGTACAGGGCTGCCATGGCATTGCCAAAGTTACCGGTAGGGATGCATACATCGATGGGCTCTCCGAACTTGATAACCCCATCTTTGAAAAGATCTAGATATGCTGAGGCGTGATAGACCACCTGGGGAGAAACACGAGGTAAGGAAGTAATGCTACTTGAGCTGTACAACAACATACCAAGACATTAAGTAGCCTAGActgaattaaataaataaaaacaattgtttAGAATAGCTATATGTATTTAAGGTTCATTTAGAATGTATTCACCCCTACCCCTGTATATAATTAAGATGGGGTTGTTAATCCcctataatacaaataaaaaataacatacaTCAAGCACATTTTCTGAGCCTTAAAAACACAAGTTCTACTGTGTCATCTAACAGCAGGACCTCACCTGTGGTAGCAGCCTTCCCCAATTAATGGAGTTAGCAGTGCTGAGGACAGTGCCATACTCCACAGCCAAATGCCCCGTCAGACCTGAATCCCCAAACATGGTCTTAATGGCCCTCTGGCAGAAGTCAAAGTCGGATAGGACACCGACAGACCTGGCGGTGCCCTCTTTGTAGGCTGTCAACTGTCGCTTCTGGATCTCACTCACTCCTTCCTCTGGGAAGAACACCAGCACGCCGACCCTCTGCCGGTCCAGGTCATGAAGGTTGCCGAACCCACTCAGCACTGCACTGCCGGTGTCACCGGATGTTGCCACAAGGATGAGGTAGTTGCACATTTGTGGGAGACAATAGGCGAAGAGCTGAGGCATCAACTGCAAGGCCAGGTCTTTAAACGAAGCAGTGGGGCCGTGGAAGAGCTCCTGCACAAACTGGTTATGAACTAGGTGTTTCACAGGTGCAATGGCCTCGCTGGCAAAGTTAACCCCGTAAGCTCTGAACACCATTCTTCTGAGATCGGTACCAGGGATGTCCATGGGGTGTATGCACTTTTCAAGCATGGCTAAGGCTCGTTCAGGATAGGACATTTCTGCTAATCTTAGCCATTCTCGTACGTCGAGCTTCGGAAAGCCTTTTTGGGGCACGTACAGTCCACCATCGGGAGCTAACCCCTCTAAAACAACGTCACTGAAGTATTTTGAATCACTAGATGATCCGTTCTCCCTCCTGGTTGACACAAAGGTCTCCGATTTCGAGTTCTGGTATCTCTCCACAGCCTGAAGCACCTTCTCTGCAATCTCCTCAACAGTATCTCCAGTCCCACAGAGCACTCTAGTGTCAAGCCATTTCTCATAAAACTGCTTCCTGTAGTGTAGAATCTGCCTGATGGGTACCCCAGCCTCCTGGCCCACAATCCTGTTCACTTTCATCCTGGAGAGCCTCTGTATGATGTCATCAGTGGCTACATCCAGATACACTACCAGTCCAGTGCGTTTGAGGTGCTGCATAGCCCCAGAGTGGAGTGGGTTGGATCCTGTTAGGGAGATGACACTACCAGAGGTGGATAATTTGCACAGAGCCCGACCCTCTTCTTCCAGGAAACGTTCCCCTCCGACCTCGGCCAGCTTGTCAGCCACCGGCATCTTCCATGTCACCTCCAGGATATGGTCGTCCACGTCAATGACAGGCACTCCCAGTCTATGAGCAACAACACGCCCCACAGAGGTTTTTCCTGCTCCAGGCAGACCCATTAGCAGGATGTTTCGGTCCTCTATCTGGGGTACAGTAGAGAGCCACGATCTGGATATCGGGAAAGGGCTTGTGCTTGTCCGCCATCTCACAGCTTTCAGAGCAAGCTGCCGTGTGTTGTTCAACACTCCCATCGCTATAAACATTTTCACCCTTTGACGGTAGGCTACTGGAAGCATTTTGATGTGGTTGTTATGTCAAATCTGTAAGACAGATAAGATGAGACTGATTGTACTGGGTTAATGACATCAAATAATAACAGGCAATATGTTCAGTGATGTAAGTTCCTTGTCAGGAGCTgttgaaatgtaaaatgtatgtagCTATTGTACATGTTGATAACAGTTACTAAGTTTAGCTGTCACTAAGTCACTTGACCAGTGTGAATAATCATTTACACATGTTCTATTGCCCTTTTCATAACAAAGTGCTTCAAAAGCCAAAACACAAACAAGCAATACATCATCATAAGTAGCCTAGCTACTGTATAGTTAGGCTACTCATGATTAACTATTGATTGACCCAACTATACAGTAGCTAGGCTACTCGTGATGATGCATTTGGTTGACCTAATTACTGTGTAGTTAGGTCAACCAACACATAaccatgagtagcctagctactGTATAGTTAGGTCAACCAATACAGGCCAAGTCTTTGAGTGCCAAAGGTGGAGAGGGACAGTTCATGGCTTGATCAGAggatcatttttttttaaagatgaataGATCCTAGCTATCAAACTCTAGGCAGtattctgccttctccctacagttctcaGCTATAGTCCGTCACAGTGGACgcatcataatacccataaaaacacagaaatggttccaatggtttttcCGCCATTCATTTTACAAAGAAATTACAATGAATTGTGCGTTTGGTGTAGGCTTACCTTGTGACGTTTTGATAGCCGTGTAATTATTTATCGGGCAAGGTGCGTTTTATCAATGTATTAGCCTCAATTTACGCAAAGAAATGTGCATGGCTAATTATTGATAAAAGTTACCTTGTCCTAGAGCGATTTGCTCGGTTATCAAAACGTAAAGCCAGGGCAAGCCTAGATGAAACAGACCTTATATGAAGTAGTTCTAAAATAActgatggaaaaatgtatgtcgGATAAACAATTGGAACCATCTCTGGGTTTAATGACGCATACTGTGGTAGTCAATTAGCTTTGTCCATAAGAATAATCCCAATGCTGGGTTAAAGCTGCAATATTGAAGTTTTTGGGGGACACAACGAAACGAACATAGAAATAGATCTGTCAATTTTGGTTATGGAACAGATATTTCACaacagtttagatggtacaatgatacTCCACATTATACTAGCTTGTTGTCACAAACTGGAATTAGGAAAAacattagaattttagcaacaaCGAAATGGttgagcgatttctgcatagtacaTATTTAACGTTAAGAATCGTCAATAATCATCGCTTGTGACAAGGCTTTCGAAACAAAAAGCTTTCATCAGAGAGAAAGAATACTTCCAATGAAAAAGATACACTTACTGTAGCAATTttgcacagatccatacagctatggatgCCTGCCTCCATCCAACGAAACTACATTTCTACTACACTTCTGAGCATGCGATATAGCTAATTAGCACGTGGTGGCTCCTGTTTTCcgtaaacaagcgctgtaacatggTGATATGGCCGTATGGGAACACAAACCACCCTACCAAGGGGTTTAATTTGGCCTTTTTTATGATTATTTCTCGcttatgaaagataaggtccttatgcttccaatACCGTACCGCAAGCGATGCGTGTTAATTCATCTTCA from Oncorhynchus mykiss isolate Arlee chromosome 15, USDA_OmykA_1.1, whole genome shotgun sequence includes these protein-coding regions:
- the LOC110489852 gene encoding threonine synthase-like 1, which produces MLPVAYRQRVKMFIAMGVLNNTRQLALKAVRWRTSTSPFPISRSWLSTVPQIEDRNILLMGLPGAGKTSVGRVVAHRLGVPVIDVDDHILEVTWKMPVADKLAEVGGERFLEEEGRALCKLSTSGSVISLTGSNPLHSGAMQHLKRTGLVVYLDVATDDIIQRLSRMKVNRIVGQEAGVPIRQILHYRKQFYEKWLDTRVLCGTGDTVEEIAEKVLQAVERYQNSKSETFVSTRRENGSSSDSKYFSDVVLEGLAPDGGLYVPQKGFPKLDVREWLRLAEMSYPERALAMLEKCIHPMDIPGTDLRRMVFRAYGVNFASEAIAPVKHLVHNQFVQELFHGPTASFKDLALQLMPQLFAYCLPQMCNYLILVATSGDTGSAVLSGFGNLHDLDRQRVGVLVFFPEEGVSEIQKRQLTAYKEGTARSVGVLSDFDFCQRAIKTMFGDSGLTGHLAVEYGTVLSTANSINWGRLLPQVVYHASAYLDLFKDGVIKFGEPIDVCIPTGNFGNAMAALYAKQMGIPIRKIICASNQNRIVSDFITTGVCDLRNQPLIASLSPAIDILKSSNLERFLYHTSGGDGCLVRDLFTRLEKDQYFKVSESLLQKIQEEVVAGWCSEEECLAAILNVHTKTGYAMDTHTAVAKAVADRLQDPWCPVVICSTAHHGKFAPTVLKALRCPNTHYNASDPVDQLRELASVASTPRMHQNMLQCLKENSRGEHTVCQADFSVLVEEVESMIQDSFLKVL